From one Thamnophis elegans isolate rThaEle1 chromosome 7, rThaEle1.pri, whole genome shotgun sequence genomic stretch:
- the LOC116511266 gene encoding endosome-associated-trafficking regulator 1-like → MLRRKIKRIQNFSESQTQMVRNLERTLQVTMNKEEKEAQDLEALMQQAEQNLQCMTQRALKAESNIDKLKQEMSFLQAELTCYKVENESLRSGQTSNMGAVKQHVDIALQNLLRVTTHAHATIHQLVFGAETLTLVADLLKSVGRMSEVEKEEEEET, encoded by the coding sequence ATGCTGAGGAGAAAAATCAAAAGAATACAGAACTTTTCGGAAAGTCAGACCCAGATGGTACGAAACCTGGAGAGGACACTGCAAGTCACAATGaacaaggaggagaaagaggctcAAGATTTGGAAGCATTGATGCAGCAGGCTGAGCAGAATCTTCAGTGCATGACCCAAAGAGCTCTGAAGGCAGAAAGCAATATTGACAAGCTGAAGCAAGAAATGTCCTTCCTTCAGGCCGAGTTGACGTGCTACAAAGTAGAGAACGAAAGCCTGCGATCAGGCCAAACTTCTAATATGGGGGCAGTGAAACAGCATGTGGACATTGCTTTGCAAAATCTTCTTAGGGTCACCACCCATGCTCATGCTACGATTCACCAGTTGGTCTTTGGTGCAGAAACACTGACACTGGTTGCCGACCTGCTTAAGTCTGTAGGTAGAATGTCAGAAgttgaaaaggaagaagaagaagaaacttag